In Daphnia pulicaria isolate SC F1-1A chromosome 5, SC_F0-13Bv2, whole genome shotgun sequence, a single genomic region encodes these proteins:
- the LOC124340968 gene encoding GTP-binding protein 1-like isoform X2 — translation MATAKEKSVEPENGNNSLANLLSGLHTSDNVNSLHTNGIDFSSVNTKDALVKPNESQYELLVKKLQYLIEMGNGETILEVGAGEGEESGLIEEDYKASVATLESIATTLEADCVVLRERTSECGIVGQYLIRHRADQEDFVEIRVAVVGNVDAGKSTLLGVLTHGDLDNGRGLARQKLFRHKHEIETGRTSSVGNDILGFDSSGNVVNEPDHGTLDWVKICSKATKVVTFIDLAGHEKYLKTTVFGMTGHVPDFTMLMVGANAGIVGMTKEHLGLALALNVPVFVVVTKVDMCPANVLQDTLRLLLKVLKSPGCRKTPLLVRTKDDVVLSATNFVSERLCPIFQVSNVSGLNLDLLKTFMNLLSARMTPGADEPAEFSIDDSYSVPGVGTVVSGTTLRGTIRLNDTLLLGPDPVGQFIPIAIKSIHRKRMPVKEVRGGQTASFALKKIKRSQIRKGMVLVSPLLNPTASWEFEGEILVLHHPTTISTRYQAMVHCGSLRQTAQIQSMSQECLRTGDKALVHFRFIKHPEYIKPGLRLVFREGRTKAVGNVVRAIAHTVQSQTTNRSKPTKMQRYSQQQQQPQQSSELQDNGEKLENQPQKPSKRNRGRRNYSTPVVPTTTVKEN, via the exons ATGGCAACAGCTAAAGAAAAATCTGTGGAACCTGAGAATGGCAATAATAGTTTGGCCAATCTTCTCTCTGGGTTGCACACATCTGATAATGTTAACAGTCTACATACAAATGGGATAGACTTTTCTAGTGTAAATACCAAG GATGCCCTTGTTAAACCAAATGAGAGCCAGTATGAACTCTTAGTGAAAAAACTGcaatatttaattgaaatggGTAATGGTGAAACCATTCTTGAAGTTGGAGCTGGTGAAG GTGAGGAAAGTGGGTTGATTGAAGAAGATTACAAAGCTTCTGTGGCAACACTCGAGTCTATTGCGACGACACTAGAAGCCGATTGTGTTGTGCTTCGTGAGAGGACTTCTGAATGCGGAATTGTTGGTCAGTATTTAATCCGCCATCGAGCAGATCAAGAAGATTTCGTAGAAATTCG AGTCGCTGTAGTTGGTAATGTCGACGCGGGTAAGTCGACTTTACTTGGTGTTTTGACCCACGGTGATTTGGACAATGGCAGAGGTCTCGCTCGCCAAAAGCTCTTCCGCCACAAACACGAAATCGAAACGGGAAGAACGTCATCGGTGGGTAATGATATCCTCGGTTTTGATAGTAGTGGAAACGTAGTCAATGAGCCTGATCACGGAACACTGGATTGGGTTAAGATCTGCTCCAAAGCAACAAAG GTAGTGACATTCATTGATTTGGCCGGCCATGAGAAATACTTAAAAACAACGGTCTTTGGAATGACAGGACATGTACCAGACTTTACAATGTTGATG GTTGGAGCGAATGCAGGCATCGTAGGAATGACGAAAGAACATTTAGGATTGGCATTAGCCTTGAATGTTCCAGTATTTGTTGTCGTAACCAAA GTTGACATGTGTCCAGCAAACGTTTTACAAGATACACTAAGACTATTGCTGAAAGTTTTGAAATCGCCAGGTTGTCGTAAAACCCCACTGTTGGTCCGGACAAAAGATGATGTCGTCTTAAGCGCTACAAATTTCGTATCCGAGCG ATTGTGTCCAATTTTTCAAGTATCCAACGTATCGGGTCTAAATCTTGATCTACTCAAAACCTTTATGAATTTGTTATCAGCGAGAATGACCCCTGGCGCAGACGAACCCGCCGAGTTCTCAATCGATGATTCT TATAGTGTGCCAGGTGTTGGAACAGTAGTATCCGGGACAACATTAAGAGGCACAATTCGTCTCAATGACACACTACTCCTTGGACCTGACCCAGTCGGGCAATTTATTCCTATTGCTATTAAAAGCATACATCGTAAGCGGATGCCAGTTAAAGAAGTTCGTGGCGGTCAAACAGCCTCATTCGCACTTAAAAAG ATTAAAAGATCACAGATCAGGAAGGGGATGGTTTTGGTGTCTCCATTACTCAACCCTACAGCATCGTGGGAATTTGAAGGTGAAATCCTAGTCCTTCATCACCCTACAACAATCAGCACAAGATACCAAGCAATGg TTCACTGTGGCTCTTTACGACAAACGGCCCAAATCCAGTCCATGTCCCAAGAGTGTTTACGTACTGGCGATAAGGCTTTAGTTCATTTTCGCTTCATTAAGCATCCAGAATATATTAAACCGGGGTTAAGATTG GTTTTCCGAGAAGGAAGAACTAAGGCAGTTGGAAACGTTGTTCGAGCAATCGCTCATACAGTTCAGTCGCAAACAACAAATCGCTCTAAACCAACCAAAATGCAACGATACTCTCAACAG cagcagcagccacagcaGAGTAGTGAATTGCAAGACAACggagaaaaacttgaaaatcagCCTCAGAAACCGTCAAAGAGAAATCGAGGGCGTCGTAACTATAGTACACCAGTAGTACCAACGACGACGGTCAAAGAGAATTGA
- the LOC124340968 gene encoding GTP-binding protein 1-like isoform X3: MATAKEKSVEPENGNNSLANLLSGLHTSDNVNSLHTNGIDFSSVNTKDALVKPNESQYELLVKKLQYLIEMGNGETILEVGAGEGEESGLIEEDYKASVATLESIATTLEADCVVLRERTSECGIVGQYLIRHRADQEDFVEIRVAVVGNVDAGKSTLLGVLTHGDLDNGRGLARQKLFRHKHEIETGRTSSVGNDILGFDSSGNVVNEPDHGTLDWVKICSKATKVVTFIDLAGHEKYLKTTVFGMTGHVPDFTMLMVGANAGIVGMTKEHLGLALALNVPVFVVVTKVDMCPANVLQDTLRLLLKVLKSPGCRKTPLLVRTKDDVVLSATNFVSERLCPIFQVSNVSGLNLDLLKTFMNLLSARMTPGADEPAEFSIDDSYSVPGVGTVVSGTTLRGTIRLNDTLLLGPDPVGQFIPIAIKSIHRKRMPVKEVRGGQTASFALKKIKRSQIRKGMVLVSPLLNPTASWEFEGEILVLHHPTTISTRYQAMVHCGSLRQTAQIQSMSQECLRTGDKALVHFRFIKHPEYIKPGLRLVFREGRTKAVGNVVRAIAHTVQSQTTNRSKPTKMQRYSQQQQPQQSSELQDNGEKLENQPQKPSKRNRGRRNYSTPVVPTTTVKEN; the protein is encoded by the exons ATGGCAACAGCTAAAGAAAAATCTGTGGAACCTGAGAATGGCAATAATAGTTTGGCCAATCTTCTCTCTGGGTTGCACACATCTGATAATGTTAACAGTCTACATACAAATGGGATAGACTTTTCTAGTGTAAATACCAAG GATGCCCTTGTTAAACCAAATGAGAGCCAGTATGAACTCTTAGTGAAAAAACTGcaatatttaattgaaatggGTAATGGTGAAACCATTCTTGAAGTTGGAGCTGGTGAAG GTGAGGAAAGTGGGTTGATTGAAGAAGATTACAAAGCTTCTGTGGCAACACTCGAGTCTATTGCGACGACACTAGAAGCCGATTGTGTTGTGCTTCGTGAGAGGACTTCTGAATGCGGAATTGTTGGTCAGTATTTAATCCGCCATCGAGCAGATCAAGAAGATTTCGTAGAAATTCG AGTCGCTGTAGTTGGTAATGTCGACGCGGGTAAGTCGACTTTACTTGGTGTTTTGACCCACGGTGATTTGGACAATGGCAGAGGTCTCGCTCGCCAAAAGCTCTTCCGCCACAAACACGAAATCGAAACGGGAAGAACGTCATCGGTGGGTAATGATATCCTCGGTTTTGATAGTAGTGGAAACGTAGTCAATGAGCCTGATCACGGAACACTGGATTGGGTTAAGATCTGCTCCAAAGCAACAAAG GTAGTGACATTCATTGATTTGGCCGGCCATGAGAAATACTTAAAAACAACGGTCTTTGGAATGACAGGACATGTACCAGACTTTACAATGTTGATG GTTGGAGCGAATGCAGGCATCGTAGGAATGACGAAAGAACATTTAGGATTGGCATTAGCCTTGAATGTTCCAGTATTTGTTGTCGTAACCAAA GTTGACATGTGTCCAGCAAACGTTTTACAAGATACACTAAGACTATTGCTGAAAGTTTTGAAATCGCCAGGTTGTCGTAAAACCCCACTGTTGGTCCGGACAAAAGATGATGTCGTCTTAAGCGCTACAAATTTCGTATCCGAGCG ATTGTGTCCAATTTTTCAAGTATCCAACGTATCGGGTCTAAATCTTGATCTACTCAAAACCTTTATGAATTTGTTATCAGCGAGAATGACCCCTGGCGCAGACGAACCCGCCGAGTTCTCAATCGATGATTCT TATAGTGTGCCAGGTGTTGGAACAGTAGTATCCGGGACAACATTAAGAGGCACAATTCGTCTCAATGACACACTACTCCTTGGACCTGACCCAGTCGGGCAATTTATTCCTATTGCTATTAAAAGCATACATCGTAAGCGGATGCCAGTTAAAGAAGTTCGTGGCGGTCAAACAGCCTCATTCGCACTTAAAAAG ATTAAAAGATCACAGATCAGGAAGGGGATGGTTTTGGTGTCTCCATTACTCAACCCTACAGCATCGTGGGAATTTGAAGGTGAAATCCTAGTCCTTCATCACCCTACAACAATCAGCACAAGATACCAAGCAATGg TTCACTGTGGCTCTTTACGACAAACGGCCCAAATCCAGTCCATGTCCCAAGAGTGTTTACGTACTGGCGATAAGGCTTTAGTTCATTTTCGCTTCATTAAGCATCCAGAATATATTAAACCGGGGTTAAGATTG GTTTTCCGAGAAGGAAGAACTAAGGCAGTTGGAAACGTTGTTCGAGCAATCGCTCATACAGTTCAGTCGCAAACAACAAATCGCTCTAAACCAACCAAAATGCAACGATACTCTCAACAG cagcagccacagcaGAGTAGTGAATTGCAAGACAACggagaaaaacttgaaaatcagCCTCAGAAACCGTCAAAGAGAAATCGAGGGCGTCGTAACTATAGTACACCAGTAGTACCAACGACGACGGTCAAAGAGAATTGA
- the LOC124341408 gene encoding histone H3.3A — MARTKQTARKSTGGKAPRKQLATKAARKSAPSTGGVKKPHRYRPGTVALREIRRYQKSTELLIRKLPFQRLVREIAQDFKTDLRFQSAAIGALQEASEAYLVGLFEDTNLCAIHAKRVTIMPKDIQLARRIRGERA; from the exons ATGGCTCGTACCAAGCAGACTGCTCGTAAATCTACTGGTGGTAAAGCTCCACGTAAACAGCTTGCCACCAAGGCTGCTCGTAAGAGTGCCCCATCAACTGGAGGTGTCAAGAAGCCCCATCGTTACAG GCCTGGTACTGTCGCTCTTCGTGAGATTCGTCGTTATCAGAAATCCACAGAGTTGCTCATCCGCAAATTGCCATTCCAGCGCCTCGTTCGTGAGATTGCACAGGATTTCAAGACTGATCTGCGTTTCCAGAGTGCAGCTATTGGTGCCCTGCAAGAGGCTTCCGAAGCTTACCTTGTCGGCCTCTTCGAAGATACAAACTTGTGCGCCATTCACGCCAAGCGCGTCACTATCATGCCTAAAGACATCCAGTTGGCTCGGCGTATTCGAGGAGAGCGTGCTTAA
- the LOC124340968 gene encoding GTP-binding protein 1-like isoform X1, whose protein sequence is MATAKEKSVEPENGNNSLANLLSGLHTSDNVNSLHTNGIDFSSVNTKDALVKPNESQYELLVKKLQYLIEMGNGETILEVGAGEGEESGLIEEDYKASVATLESIATTLEADCVVLRERTSECGIVGQYLIRHRADQEDFVEIRVAVVGNVDAGKSTLLGVLTHGDLDNGRGLARQKLFRHKHEIETGRTSSVGNDILGFDSSGNVVNEPDHGTLDWVKICSKATKVVTFIDLAGHEKYLKTTVFGMTGHVPDFTMLMVGANAGIVGMTKEHLGLALALNVPVFVVVTKVDMCPANVLQDTLRLLLKVLKSPGCRKTPLLVRTKDDVVLSATNFVSERLCPIFQVSNVSGLNLDLLKTFMNLLSARMTPGADEPAEFSIDDSYSVPGVGTVVSGTTLRGTIRLNDTLLLGPDPVGQFIPIAIKSIHRKRMPVKEVRGGQTASFALKKIKRSQIRKGMVLVSPLLNPTASWEFEGEILVLHHPTTISTRYQAMVHCGSLRQTAQIQSMSQECLRTGDKALVHFRFIKHPEYIKPGLRLVFREGRTKAVGNVVRAIAHTVQSQTTNRSKPTKMQRYSQQQQQQPQQSSELQDNGEKLENQPQKPSKRNRGRRNYSTPVVPTTTVKEN, encoded by the exons ATGGCAACAGCTAAAGAAAAATCTGTGGAACCTGAGAATGGCAATAATAGTTTGGCCAATCTTCTCTCTGGGTTGCACACATCTGATAATGTTAACAGTCTACATACAAATGGGATAGACTTTTCTAGTGTAAATACCAAG GATGCCCTTGTTAAACCAAATGAGAGCCAGTATGAACTCTTAGTGAAAAAACTGcaatatttaattgaaatggGTAATGGTGAAACCATTCTTGAAGTTGGAGCTGGTGAAG GTGAGGAAAGTGGGTTGATTGAAGAAGATTACAAAGCTTCTGTGGCAACACTCGAGTCTATTGCGACGACACTAGAAGCCGATTGTGTTGTGCTTCGTGAGAGGACTTCTGAATGCGGAATTGTTGGTCAGTATTTAATCCGCCATCGAGCAGATCAAGAAGATTTCGTAGAAATTCG AGTCGCTGTAGTTGGTAATGTCGACGCGGGTAAGTCGACTTTACTTGGTGTTTTGACCCACGGTGATTTGGACAATGGCAGAGGTCTCGCTCGCCAAAAGCTCTTCCGCCACAAACACGAAATCGAAACGGGAAGAACGTCATCGGTGGGTAATGATATCCTCGGTTTTGATAGTAGTGGAAACGTAGTCAATGAGCCTGATCACGGAACACTGGATTGGGTTAAGATCTGCTCCAAAGCAACAAAG GTAGTGACATTCATTGATTTGGCCGGCCATGAGAAATACTTAAAAACAACGGTCTTTGGAATGACAGGACATGTACCAGACTTTACAATGTTGATG GTTGGAGCGAATGCAGGCATCGTAGGAATGACGAAAGAACATTTAGGATTGGCATTAGCCTTGAATGTTCCAGTATTTGTTGTCGTAACCAAA GTTGACATGTGTCCAGCAAACGTTTTACAAGATACACTAAGACTATTGCTGAAAGTTTTGAAATCGCCAGGTTGTCGTAAAACCCCACTGTTGGTCCGGACAAAAGATGATGTCGTCTTAAGCGCTACAAATTTCGTATCCGAGCG ATTGTGTCCAATTTTTCAAGTATCCAACGTATCGGGTCTAAATCTTGATCTACTCAAAACCTTTATGAATTTGTTATCAGCGAGAATGACCCCTGGCGCAGACGAACCCGCCGAGTTCTCAATCGATGATTCT TATAGTGTGCCAGGTGTTGGAACAGTAGTATCCGGGACAACATTAAGAGGCACAATTCGTCTCAATGACACACTACTCCTTGGACCTGACCCAGTCGGGCAATTTATTCCTATTGCTATTAAAAGCATACATCGTAAGCGGATGCCAGTTAAAGAAGTTCGTGGCGGTCAAACAGCCTCATTCGCACTTAAAAAG ATTAAAAGATCACAGATCAGGAAGGGGATGGTTTTGGTGTCTCCATTACTCAACCCTACAGCATCGTGGGAATTTGAAGGTGAAATCCTAGTCCTTCATCACCCTACAACAATCAGCACAAGATACCAAGCAATGg TTCACTGTGGCTCTTTACGACAAACGGCCCAAATCCAGTCCATGTCCCAAGAGTGTTTACGTACTGGCGATAAGGCTTTAGTTCATTTTCGCTTCATTAAGCATCCAGAATATATTAAACCGGGGTTAAGATTG GTTTTCCGAGAAGGAAGAACTAAGGCAGTTGGAAACGTTGTTCGAGCAATCGCTCATACAGTTCAGTCGCAAACAACAAATCGCTCTAAACCAACCAAAATGCAACGATACTCTCAACAG cagcagcagcagccacagcaGAGTAGTGAATTGCAAGACAACggagaaaaacttgaaaatcagCCTCAGAAACCGTCAAAGAGAAATCGAGGGCGTCGTAACTATAGTACACCAGTAGTACCAACGACGACGGTCAAAGAGAATTGA